From Bordetella flabilis, the proteins below share one genomic window:
- a CDS encoding hydroxymethylglutaryl-CoA lyase: protein MDNRVDVREVGPRDGLQMVSQILPAERKLAWCRGYADAGGRHVEVTSFVPPRIVPQFADAEEVARGALEIPGLTPAALVPNLKGAQRAMATGLPKVHYVLSASEAHNLKNVRRSTAESVEDFRRIVAARRADGHAGVRLGAGIATAFGCAIAGEVQAAQVLGLVDALLDAGADELTIADTVGYAHPSQVRGLMKQVMARCGDVPVACHFHDTRGLGLSNVLAALEAGVRAFDASIGGLGGCPFAPNATGNINTEDTVFLLESEGLDTGIDLPALLALRAAVASWLPGEAFVGAVANAGLPLTYKAPARPA, encoded by the coding sequence ATGGACAATCGAGTCGACGTCAGGGAAGTGGGGCCGCGCGACGGCCTGCAGATGGTAAGCCAGATACTGCCCGCGGAACGCAAACTGGCCTGGTGCCGCGGCTATGCCGACGCCGGCGGCCGCCATGTGGAGGTCACCTCCTTCGTGCCGCCGCGCATCGTGCCGCAGTTCGCCGACGCGGAAGAAGTGGCGCGCGGTGCGCTGGAAATCCCCGGCCTGACGCCGGCCGCACTGGTGCCCAATCTGAAAGGCGCGCAGCGCGCCATGGCGACCGGACTGCCCAAGGTGCATTACGTGTTGTCGGCGAGCGAAGCCCACAACCTGAAGAATGTTCGGCGTTCCACTGCTGAATCGGTGGAGGACTTCCGCCGCATCGTCGCCGCGCGGCGCGCAGATGGGCACGCCGGCGTCAGGCTGGGCGCGGGCATCGCGACCGCGTTCGGCTGTGCCATCGCCGGCGAGGTGCAGGCGGCCCAGGTCCTGGGCCTGGTCGACGCGCTGCTGGATGCCGGCGCCGACGAACTGACGATCGCCGACACCGTGGGGTACGCCCACCCTTCCCAGGTGCGCGGCCTGATGAAGCAGGTCATGGCTCGCTGCGGGGACGTGCCCGTGGCCTGCCACTTCCACGACACGCGCGGCCTGGGGCTGAGCAATGTACTGGCCGCGCTGGAGGCGGGGGTGCGCGCCTTCGACGCATCCATCGGCGGACTGGGAGGCTGTCCCTTTGCGCCGAACGCCACCGGCAACATCAATACGGAAGACACGGTCTTCCTGCTGGAATCCGAAGGGCTGGACACCGGCATCGACCTGCCGGCGCTGCTGGCCTTGCGCGCCGCCGTGGCTTCCTGGCTGCCCGGCGAAGCTTTCGTGGGTGCGGTCGCGAACGCCGGCCTGCCGCTGACCTACAAAGCCCCCGCGCGGCCGGCCTGA
- a CDS encoding MFS transporter produces the protein MEQQHQNAVQADRTYGRITRRLIPFLFLCYTFAFLDRINIGIAQLDMKHDVGFSDLTYSIGAGIFFLGYVLMEIPSNLLLARIGVKLTFSRIMVIWGLVAAGTAFVTLPSHLYVVRFVLGLAEAGLYPGVIYYLTRWYPVERRAKVIALFTCATGIAGLFGGPMSGWLMTYFEGWHGLHGWQWMFIVQGLPASVLGIIAYFYLDNRPEDARWLSAAEKEQVSADLRNSSGVTDAHAEHTFARALRDPRVYLMGFVWFTQIAGVFAIGFWLPTLIKNAGVGTPLAVGAYSAIPYFVSWVALVLLNRHSDRTMERRWHCGGAMLVGALGLIAAAMTPGSLTLSLIALSVATAGILAPNPLIWAISTDYIRGRGAAGGVAIVNCVGLLGGFVSPMIIGSVKTWTGSMVGGLGAVSLLMVLGAVAVIRFATGMVASEKAARPQHQPLDTAVPATGMPARH, from the coding sequence ATGGAGCAACAACACCAGAACGCCGTACAGGCGGACCGGACCTACGGGCGCATCACACGCCGGCTGATTCCGTTCCTGTTCCTCTGCTACACCTTCGCTTTCCTGGATCGCATCAATATCGGCATTGCGCAGCTGGACATGAAGCACGACGTGGGGTTCAGCGACCTGACCTACAGTATCGGCGCCGGGATCTTCTTCCTGGGCTACGTCCTGATGGAAATCCCCAGCAACCTGCTGCTGGCGCGCATCGGCGTCAAGCTGACCTTCTCGCGCATCATGGTCATATGGGGTCTGGTGGCGGCGGGCACGGCCTTCGTCACGCTGCCCAGCCACTTGTACGTCGTGCGCTTCGTGCTGGGCCTGGCCGAGGCCGGCCTGTACCCGGGTGTCATCTACTACCTGACGCGATGGTACCCGGTGGAGCGGCGCGCAAAGGTCATCGCCCTGTTCACCTGCGCCACGGGCATCGCCGGCCTGTTCGGCGGCCCGATGTCGGGCTGGCTGATGACCTACTTCGAAGGCTGGCATGGGCTGCACGGCTGGCAGTGGATGTTCATTGTGCAAGGGCTGCCGGCCAGCGTGCTGGGCATCATCGCCTATTTCTACCTGGACAACCGTCCCGAGGACGCCCGCTGGCTCAGCGCCGCGGAAAAAGAGCAGGTGTCGGCGGACCTGCGCAACAGCTCCGGCGTCACGGACGCACACGCGGAGCATACATTCGCCCGTGCGCTGCGCGACCCGCGCGTGTACCTCATGGGCTTCGTATGGTTCACGCAGATCGCCGGCGTCTTCGCCATCGGTTTCTGGCTGCCGACGCTTATCAAGAACGCCGGCGTCGGCACTCCCCTGGCGGTGGGCGCCTACTCGGCGATTCCGTATTTCGTCAGTTGGGTGGCCCTCGTTCTGCTCAATCGCCATTCCGATCGCACCATGGAGCGCCGCTGGCATTGCGGCGGCGCGATGCTCGTGGGCGCGCTTGGCCTGATCGCCGCCGCCATGACGCCTGGCAGCCTGACGCTGTCGCTGATCGCCTTGTCGGTCGCCACGGCCGGCATCCTGGCTCCGAATCCGCTGATCTGGGCCATCTCCACCGACTACATCCGCGGACGCGGCGCGGCCGGCGGGGTGGCCATCGTCAACTGCGTGGGACTGCTCGGCGGCTTCGTCAGCCCCATGATCATCGGGTCGGTCAAGACCTGGACCGGCAGCATGGTCGGCGGGCTGGGCGCGGTGTCGCTGCTGATGGTGCTGGGCGCGGTGGCGGTCATCCGCTTCGCCACCGGCATGGTGGCCAGCGAGAAGGCCGCGCGGCCCCAGCACCAACCGCTGGACACCGCCGTGCCCGCCACCGGCATGCCCGCCCGGCATTGA
- a CDS encoding enoyl-CoA hydratase-related protein has translation MKITEQLDPAALETLRLREVDGRILVVCLDRPQVANAISTAMGHELLHVFGALHADPECYRCVILTGAGDRAFCGGADLKQREGMSDAQFGRQHYLFERMNRAITECPLPLICAANGAAVAGGLELLLACDFAYAARNAVFGFTEVKRGIMPGGGGTQQLPRAIGARRAKELIFRGGRFSAEDALAWGVVNHLSEPGQVLDDAIAAARDICTSAPLSIMQAKKAIDLGMQADLHTGLFVEIEAYNRLIPTADRLEGINAYNEKRQPVFSGR, from the coding sequence GTGAAAATCACGGAACAGCTGGACCCCGCAGCGCTCGAAACGCTGCGGTTGCGGGAAGTGGATGGCCGGATACTGGTCGTCTGCCTCGACCGGCCGCAGGTCGCCAACGCCATCAGCACCGCCATGGGCCACGAACTGCTGCATGTGTTCGGCGCGTTGCATGCCGATCCCGAATGCTATCGCTGCGTGATCCTGACCGGCGCGGGCGACCGAGCCTTCTGCGGCGGGGCCGACCTGAAGCAGCGCGAGGGCATGAGCGACGCGCAATTCGGCCGCCAGCATTACCTGTTCGAACGCATGAACCGCGCCATTACGGAGTGTCCCCTGCCGCTGATCTGCGCGGCCAATGGCGCCGCCGTGGCGGGCGGCCTGGAATTGCTGCTGGCCTGCGACTTCGCCTACGCGGCGCGCAACGCGGTGTTCGGCTTTACCGAGGTGAAGCGCGGCATCATGCCCGGCGGCGGCGGTACGCAGCAACTGCCCCGCGCAATCGGTGCGCGACGCGCCAAGGAGCTTATCTTCCGCGGCGGGCGGTTCAGCGCCGAAGACGCGCTGGCCTGGGGCGTGGTGAACCACTTGTCCGAGCCGGGCCAGGTGCTGGACGATGCCATCGCCGCGGCGCGCGACATCTGCACCAGCGCGCCGCTGTCCATCATGCAGGCCAAGAAAGCCATCGACCTCGGCATGCAGGCCGACCTGCATACCGGCCTGTTCGTGGAGATCGAAGCCTACAACCGCCTCATCCCGACGGCCGACCGGCTGGAGGGCATCAACGCCTACAACGAAAAGCGCCAGCCGGTGTTCAGCGGACGCTGA
- a CDS encoding CaiB/BaiF CoA transferase family protein: protein MAGSLPLEGICVVEIGHSLAAPYAGMVLAGLGAEVIKVESPDGGDHARDWGPPYIDGAAALFHAVNHGKASVAMSLSDPQAVARLRALIDARADVVLQNLKRGSLDKYGLGAAQLRAAKPSLVYCNLGAFGEAGPLRDKPGYDPLVQALSGLMSLMGGPGEPLSRIPVSVNDMGTGLWAAIGVLAALLRREQTGEGEVVSVSLYETALSWAGMQIADYLANGVLPGRWGSGTAAIVPHQAFECADAPIMVAAGNDRLFARLCDVLGTTKLAGDPRYATNGARVANRQALMDRLMPVFASRPARSWLAALDEAGVPCGPIHTMDQVVEHPQTQALDILKWTSDGAARIVGLPMSFGGERPAAIGRTPRLGEHNDTLARADDDASTMARER, encoded by the coding sequence ATGGCCGGATCCCTGCCCCTGGAAGGTATATGCGTGGTCGAAATAGGCCACAGCCTGGCCGCGCCCTATGCCGGCATGGTGCTGGCCGGCCTGGGCGCGGAAGTCATCAAGGTCGAAAGCCCGGATGGCGGCGACCACGCGCGCGATTGGGGGCCGCCGTATATCGACGGGGCGGCGGCCTTGTTCCACGCCGTCAACCATGGCAAGGCCAGCGTGGCGATGTCCCTGTCCGACCCGCAGGCGGTGGCGCGGCTGCGCGCGCTGATCGACGCGCGCGCCGACGTGGTGCTGCAGAATTTGAAGCGAGGCAGCCTGGACAAGTACGGCCTGGGTGCGGCGCAACTGCGCGCCGCCAAGCCGTCGCTGGTGTACTGCAACCTGGGCGCCTTTGGCGAGGCCGGCCCGCTGCGCGACAAACCGGGCTACGACCCCTTGGTCCAGGCCCTGAGCGGCCTGATGAGCTTGATGGGCGGCCCCGGTGAGCCGCTAAGCCGCATCCCCGTGTCCGTGAACGACATGGGCACGGGGCTATGGGCCGCCATTGGCGTGCTGGCGGCGCTCTTGCGGCGCGAGCAAACCGGCGAGGGGGAAGTCGTCTCCGTGTCCCTGTACGAGACGGCGCTCAGCTGGGCCGGCATGCAGATCGCCGACTACCTGGCCAACGGCGTGCTGCCGGGGCGCTGGGGCTCCGGCACCGCCGCCATCGTGCCGCACCAGGCGTTCGAGTGCGCCGACGCACCCATCATGGTGGCCGCCGGCAACGACCGCCTGTTCGCCCGCCTGTGCGACGTGCTGGGCACCACGAAGCTCGCGGGCGACCCGCGCTACGCCACCAACGGCGCGCGCGTGGCCAACCGGCAGGCGCTGATGGACCGGTTGATGCCGGTCTTCGCATCCCGCCCTGCCCGCAGCTGGCTGGCCGCCCTGGACGAGGCCGGCGTGCCGTGCGGGCCCATACACACCATGGACCAAGTGGTGGAACACCCCCAGACCCAGGCGCTGGACATCCTGAAATGGACGTCGGATGGCGCGGCCCGGATCGTTGGCCTGCCGATGTCCTTCGGCGGTGAACGGCCGGCGGCCATCGGGCGCACGCCGCGCCTGGGCGAGCACAACGATACATTGGCACGCGCCGATGACGACGCATCGACGATGGCGCGGGAACGATGA
- a CDS encoding hydantoinase B/oxoprolinase family protein, which produces MDIVTYEIIRNSLFAIAREMKIAMMRTAGSPLMHASGDSSAAIFDADMQLVAQGNDIPTMLGSAVISTRASVEAIGRDRLRPGDVIVSNDAYVGGGNHQPDVQFTRPVFVDGDIVAFVMTRGHWTDIGGQSPGSYTVTTWDVFAEGIRIPPVLLYREDKVVRDVLEILTRNSRNAHELLLDIQAQYAGTYVGERRLLDLIAKYGVRDLAAAMRQSLDHSEKLIRAAIGRIPNGVYEAQEYLDPIEAPGWKQERPLLKVKITVDDDHMTFDYTGTGAQVRGGVNCPLSVTCNSTWFTVKAITDISIPINQGCYRPVTIIAPPGSVLNCQYPASVVSGNTETSPRVIDMLLKALAPAIPDRIVGQSNCASCAGIFSGRDTHAGRVAQTGQEFVTMHDVHAGGMGARPDKDGVSGIRVYVGNAGSQPVEMIERTSPLTVEAWSLVTDSGGAGRQRGGLTSRRVYRVEYDEATFTVSGERGRSAPEGYFGGMAGSPFTCMVHRADGTQAPIAAKGGQTVLQRGDRVVVSPAGSGGYGDPLERRREDVAADVADGYVSVHAARTLYGLDPHPAQAQADVAQPATAE; this is translated from the coding sequence ATGGACATCGTCACCTACGAAATCATCCGCAACAGCCTGTTCGCCATTGCGCGGGAAATGAAGATCGCCATGATGCGCACGGCGGGCAGCCCGCTCATGCATGCCAGCGGCGATTCCAGCGCGGCGATCTTCGACGCCGACATGCAACTGGTGGCCCAGGGCAACGATATTCCCACCATGCTGGGGTCGGCGGTCATCTCCACACGCGCGTCCGTGGAGGCCATCGGCCGCGACCGCCTCCGTCCCGGCGACGTGATCGTCAGCAACGATGCCTACGTCGGTGGCGGCAATCATCAACCCGACGTACAGTTCACCCGGCCCGTATTCGTCGATGGCGATATCGTGGCATTCGTCATGACGCGCGGGCACTGGACCGACATCGGCGGCCAATCACCAGGCAGCTACACGGTCACCACGTGGGACGTCTTCGCCGAAGGCATACGCATCCCCCCGGTGCTGCTCTATCGCGAGGACAAGGTGGTGCGCGACGTGCTGGAGATCCTGACGCGCAACAGCCGCAACGCCCATGAGCTGCTGCTCGATATCCAGGCCCAGTACGCGGGCACCTATGTCGGCGAGCGGCGGCTGCTGGACCTGATCGCCAAGTATGGCGTCCGCGACCTGGCGGCGGCCATGCGCCAGAGCCTCGACCATTCGGAAAAGCTGATACGCGCGGCCATCGGCCGCATACCGAACGGCGTCTACGAGGCGCAGGAGTATCTCGATCCCATCGAAGCGCCGGGCTGGAAGCAGGAGCGGCCGCTGCTGAAAGTGAAGATCACGGTCGACGACGACCACATGACATTCGACTACACCGGTACCGGCGCGCAAGTGCGTGGCGGCGTCAACTGCCCGCTGTCCGTCACCTGCAATAGCACCTGGTTCACGGTCAAGGCCATAACCGACATCAGCATCCCGATCAACCAGGGCTGCTATCGGCCGGTCACCATCATTGCGCCGCCGGGCAGCGTGCTGAACTGCCAGTATCCGGCGTCGGTGGTGTCCGGCAATACGGAGACCTCGCCGCGCGTGATCGACATGTTGTTGAAGGCGCTCGCCCCCGCCATACCGGACCGCATCGTCGGCCAGAGCAATTGCGCGTCCTGCGCGGGCATTTTCAGCGGCCGCGATACGCACGCGGGCCGCGTGGCGCAGACCGGGCAGGAGTTCGTCACCATGCACGACGTGCATGCCGGCGGCATGGGTGCGCGTCCGGACAAGGATGGCGTCAGCGGCATCCGCGTGTACGTGGGCAACGCCGGCAGCCAGCCGGTCGAAATGATAGAACGCACTTCGCCGCTCACCGTGGAAGCGTGGAGCCTGGTGACGGACAGCGGCGGGGCGGGGCGACAGCGAGGCGGATTGACCTCGCGCCGTGTGTACCGGGTGGAGTACGACGAAGCCACCTTCACGGTGTCCGGCGAGCGCGGCCGTTCCGCCCCGGAGGGCTATTTCGGCGGCATGGCGGGGTCGCCCTTCACCTGCATGGTCCATCGCGCCGACGGGACGCAGGCGCCCATCGCGGCCAAGGGCGGCCAGACCGTCCTGCAGCGCGGCGACCGCGTGGTCGTCAGTCCGGCGGGCAGCGGCGGCTATGGCGATCCGCTGGAACGGCGACGCGAGGACGTGGCGGCCGACGTGGCGGACGGCTATGTGAGCGTCCACGCCGCGCGGACCCTCTATGGCCTGGACCCGCATCCGGCGCAGGCGCAGGCCGATGTTGCGCAGCCCGCCACGGCGGAATAG
- a CDS encoding hydantoinase/oxoprolinase family protein: MKRIGIDVGGTFTDVVMVDDVTGRIWSTKVPTTPRDRVVGATQGYLRILEISGARSDEVGFLGHGTTMATNMVVEAAGALTALVTTRGFRDVLELRRVSRHDRADLYDLMFDNPRPLVQRRWRLEVDERMRFDGAVETPLDLEGLRAVAGRIAGSDVEAVAVSFLHAHVNPVHEQQALELLRSLLPDRFICASHQVNPEIMEYERTSSTVINAMLGPVCGRYINRLEQALAELGFKGRFLFMQSNGGLASPAMVADRPIVLLESGPAGGVSAAIRSCEKGGLRNAILGDMGGTTFDVSLIRDFRPEVRNKSLLHTYAVRSPSIDIDSVGAGGGSIVWIDAGGGVRIGPESAGADPGPACYGRGGQRPTVTDCNVVLGYIDPASFLGGEFKLDAEAAHRVVETHLARPLGLSVQEAAQTVRSVANALMAQAIRIMTVERGYDPREFAYICYGGAGPVHAVDLAQQMGIRRVIVPPLPGLFSAFGMTVADQQYDYQRPLERGLDQLNDGELWQGFQALLDQGSAELRRLDVDPSTARVLRLADCRYAGQPDVITVPAPTGETGMREALGREFEAAHQRLWNFTSADKPIVVANLRLQLVADTGWRGGVVPPATGAVAAHGSRQVYQDGDTRSLPVFRRGAIPVGGRVDGPAVIEEQSSCAVLGARHSAVVDENLNLVIELAA; the protein is encoded by the coding sequence GTGAAGAGAATAGGCATCGATGTCGGAGGCACGTTCACCGACGTCGTGATGGTGGATGACGTGACAGGCCGTATCTGGTCGACCAAGGTTCCGACGACACCGCGCGACCGGGTGGTGGGCGCCACGCAGGGCTACCTGCGCATCCTGGAGATCTCCGGCGCCCGCAGCGACGAGGTGGGCTTTCTGGGGCATGGCACCACCATGGCCACCAATATGGTGGTGGAGGCAGCCGGCGCCTTGACCGCCCTGGTCACCACGCGCGGCTTTCGCGACGTCCTGGAACTGCGCCGCGTATCCCGGCACGACCGCGCCGACCTCTATGACCTGATGTTCGACAATCCGCGGCCCCTGGTACAGCGCCGCTGGCGGCTGGAGGTGGACGAACGCATGCGTTTCGACGGCGCCGTCGAAACGCCGCTGGACCTGGAAGGCCTGCGCGCCGTGGCCGGGCGTATCGCCGGCTCCGACGTGGAAGCGGTGGCCGTGTCCTTCCTGCATGCCCACGTCAACCCGGTCCATGAACAGCAGGCGCTGGAGTTGCTGCGATCCCTGCTGCCCGACCGCTTCATCTGCGCATCGCACCAGGTCAACCCGGAAATCATGGAGTATGAGCGCACCAGCTCCACCGTGATCAACGCCATGCTGGGTCCCGTGTGCGGCCGCTACATCAACCGCCTTGAACAGGCGCTGGCCGAGCTGGGCTTCAAGGGGCGCTTCCTGTTCATGCAGTCCAACGGCGGGCTGGCCAGTCCGGCCATGGTGGCGGACCGCCCCATCGTGTTGCTGGAATCCGGGCCGGCGGGCGGCGTCAGCGCCGCCATACGCAGTTGCGAGAAAGGCGGCCTGCGCAACGCTATCCTGGGCGACATGGGCGGCACGACTTTCGACGTTTCGCTTATCCGCGACTTCCGTCCGGAAGTGCGCAACAAAAGCCTGCTCCATACCTATGCCGTACGCAGCCCCAGTATCGACATCGATTCGGTGGGGGCAGGCGGCGGGTCCATCGTCTGGATCGACGCCGGCGGCGGCGTGCGCATCGGGCCGGAAAGCGCGGGAGCGGACCCGGGTCCCGCCTGCTACGGTCGCGGCGGACAACGGCCCACGGTCACGGACTGCAATGTCGTCCTCGGATATATCGACCCCGCGAGCTTCCTTGGCGGCGAATTCAAGCTGGACGCCGAGGCCGCGCACCGCGTCGTGGAAACGCACCTGGCCCGGCCACTGGGCCTGAGCGTGCAGGAAGCGGCGCAGACGGTGCGCTCCGTGGCCAATGCCCTGATGGCGCAGGCCATCCGCATCATGACCGTGGAGCGTGGCTACGATCCGCGCGAATTCGCCTACATCTGCTATGGCGGCGCCGGGCCGGTGCACGCCGTCGACCTGGCGCAGCAAATGGGTATCCGGCGCGTCATCGTGCCGCCGCTGCCGGGACTGTTCAGTGCCTTCGGCATGACGGTGGCCGACCAGCAGTACGACTACCAGCGCCCGCTGGAACGCGGCCTGGACCAACTGAACGACGGCGAACTGTGGCAGGGCTTCCAGGCTTTGCTGGACCAGGGCAGCGCAGAACTGCGCCGCCTGGACGTGGATCCTTCCACGGCGCGCGTATTGCGACTGGCGGATTGCCGCTACGCCGGGCAGCCGGACGTGATTACGGTTCCCGCGCCAACCGGGGAAACCGGCATGCGGGAGGCGCTCGGACGCGAGTTCGAAGCGGCCCACCAGCGCCTGTGGAACTTCACCAGCGCGGACAAGCCCATCGTGGTCGCGAACCTGCGCCTGCAACTGGTGGCCGATACGGGCTGGCGCGGCGGCGTGGTGCCGCCCGCGACGGGCGCGGTGGCCGCGCATGGTTCGCGCCAGGTGTACCAGGACGGCGATACACGCTCGCTGCCCGTGTTCCGCCGGGGCGCCATTCCGGTGGGCGGCCGCGTCGACGGCCCCGCCGTGATCGAGGAGCAGAGCAGTTGCGCCGTGCTGGGCGCCCGCCACAGCGCCGTGGTCGACGAGAACCTGAACCTGGTCATCGAGCTGGCCGCCTAG
- a CDS encoding LysR family transcriptional regulator, giving the protein MITSTDSILRRLRGSHIALLIALDDYGSLRQAAQHIALSQPATTKALQEIESMFGADLFNRSPRGIEANELGRCVVRHARALRASVGALRDELTAISRGSGGTITIGAVMGSVPTWLTPTLGALRRAQPHALVEVWEDNSARLLSMLDQRNLDVVIGRTSVSVHPEAYDFIPLEVEEMCFVIDGAHSYARRTALRLRDIAGHPWIVPQAQLPLRSLLEQLFADENLPFPAYAIETSSTFATLSLLRAEEGTIGMLPLPVARYFADCGLIGILPIRIARTGMPYGIATRRGVPLTPVVAAFIRLCQARGERRWVNDACDNATTEGGTHAATP; this is encoded by the coding sequence GTGATAACCAGTACCGATTCCATCCTGCGGCGTCTGCGCGGCAGCCACATCGCGCTGCTGATCGCGCTGGACGACTACGGTTCCCTGCGCCAGGCGGCGCAGCACATTGCGCTGTCGCAACCCGCGACCACCAAGGCGTTGCAGGAGATCGAGTCCATGTTCGGCGCCGATCTGTTCAACCGATCGCCGCGCGGCATCGAGGCCAATGAACTTGGCCGCTGCGTGGTCCGGCATGCGCGGGCGCTGCGCGCCAGCGTCGGCGCCTTGCGCGACGAGTTGACGGCGATCTCGCGCGGCAGCGGGGGCACGATCACCATAGGGGCCGTCATGGGTTCGGTGCCGACATGGCTGACGCCCACGCTGGGCGCGCTGCGGCGGGCGCAGCCCCACGCCCTGGTGGAAGTCTGGGAGGACAATAGCGCGCGCCTGCTTTCTATGCTGGACCAGCGCAACCTGGATGTAGTGATAGGGCGCACCAGCGTCAGCGTCCATCCCGAGGCCTACGACTTCATTCCGCTGGAAGTGGAGGAAATGTGCTTCGTCATCGATGGGGCGCATTCCTATGCGCGGCGTACGGCGTTGCGCCTGCGCGATATCGCCGGGCATCCATGGATCGTTCCGCAGGCGCAGCTACCCTTGCGATCCCTGCTGGAACAATTGTTCGCCGACGAGAACCTGCCCTTTCCGGCCTATGCCATCGAGACGTCGTCCACCTTCGCCACGCTGTCGCTGCTGCGCGCGGAGGAAGGCACCATCGGCATGCTTCCATTGCCCGTCGCGCGCTACTTCGCCGATTGCGGCCTGATAGGCATACTACCGATCAGGATCGCGCGCACGGGCATGCCCTATGGCATCGCCACACGGCGCGGCGTCCCGCTGACGCCGGTGGTCGCGGCCTTCATACGCCTGTGCCAGGCGCGCGGAGAACGCCGATGGGTGAACGATGCGTGTGACAATGCGACCACGGAAGGCGGTACTCATGCGGCAACGCCGTGA
- a CDS encoding DUF4202 domain-containing protein: MNSKHDQALAAFDAYNSTDPHVFEWEGTRHPRELFFARRLYEWVLRLCPHASEPLVLASRSQHIGRWEVPRNSYPDGRAGYLAWRRDLMHHHADKSGEILRGLGYEEPVIDRVRSIISKNGIKRDPDVQVMENGLCLVFLQYQYEDFHKANADKIVDILKKSLLKMDAAGRGAALSLSYSEQGMVFIKDALAQISA, encoded by the coding sequence ATGAACAGCAAGCATGATCAGGCGTTGGCGGCGTTCGACGCTTATAACAGCACGGATCCCCACGTTTTCGAATGGGAGGGCACGCGGCATCCGCGGGAGCTCTTCTTCGCCCGGCGCTTGTACGAATGGGTATTGCGCCTTTGCCCGCATGCCTCCGAGCCGTTGGTCCTGGCATCCCGCAGCCAGCATATCGGCCGCTGGGAGGTTCCGCGCAACAGTTATCCCGACGGCCGTGCGGGCTATCTCGCCTGGCGCCGGGACTTGATGCACCACCATGCCGATAAGTCGGGAGAAATCCTGCGCGGCCTGGGATACGAGGAACCGGTCATCGATAGGGTGCGCTCCATCATCTCGAAGAACGGCATCAAGCGCGATCCGGACGTGCAGGTCATGGAGAACGGCCTATGCCTGGTCTTCCTGCAATACCAGTACGAAGATTTCCATAAGGCCAACGCCGACAAGATCGTCGATATCCTGAAGAAGTCATTGCTGAAGATGGATGCGGCAGGGCGTGGCGCGGCGCTGTCGCTATCCTATTCGGAGCAGGGCATGGTGTTCATCAAGGACGCATTGGCGCAGATTTCCGCCTAG
- a CDS encoding nitrilase family protein produces MSSTDPNGERVFPDTVVAAVQMDCRIGRKADNVARSLALIEEAAARGAVIVVLPELSNTGYVFDSRPEAFALAEAVPDGPTTQAWMAAAARLNIHIVAGITERAGDRLYNAAAVVGPRGYLGTYRKLHLWGEENLFFEPGDLGLPVFDTEHGRLGVAICYDGWFPEVYRLLAMQGVDIVCMPTNWVPMPGQDPRHPTMANTLAMAAAHSNGLNIVCADRVGVERGQPFLGQSLVVDAQGWPLAGPASPDQEQILYASINLKRSRAARHLNPYNVVLRDRRDDVYRVVLGPGPAKAG; encoded by the coding sequence ATGTCGTCTACCGATCCCAACGGCGAGCGTGTGTTTCCGGATACCGTCGTGGCGGCTGTGCAGATGGACTGCCGCATCGGCCGCAAGGCCGATAACGTCGCGCGGTCGCTGGCGCTGATCGAAGAAGCGGCGGCCCGGGGGGCTGTCATCGTCGTCCTGCCGGAGCTGTCCAATACAGGCTATGTCTTCGACAGCCGGCCCGAGGCCTTCGCGTTGGCCGAAGCCGTTCCGGACGGCCCCACCACGCAGGCCTGGATGGCGGCCGCCGCACGCCTGAATATCCACATCGTGGCGGGTATCACCGAGCGCGCCGGGGACCGCCTGTACAACGCCGCCGCCGTCGTCGGGCCGCGCGGTTATCTGGGCACCTATCGCAAGCTGCACCTGTGGGGCGAGGAAAATCTTTTCTTCGAGCCCGGCGACCTGGGCCTGCCCGTTTTCGATACGGAGCACGGCCGGCTGGGCGTCGCGATCTGCTACGACGGCTGGTTCCCGGAGGTCTACAGGCTGCTCGCCATGCAGGGCGTCGACATCGTCTGCATGCCGACGAACTGGGTGCCGATGCCGGGGCAGGACCCGCGCCATCCCACCATGGCGAACACACTGGCGATGGCGGCCGCCCACAGCAATGGCCTGAACATCGTCTGCGCCGATCGCGTCGGCGTCGAGCGGGGCCAGCCGTTCCTGGGGCAGAGCCTGGTGGTGGACGCGCAGGGCTGGCCCTTGGCCGGGCCCGCCAGTCCGGACCAGGAACAGATTCTCTACGCCTCGATCAACCTGAAGCGTTCGCGCGCCGCCCGTCACTTGAATCCCTACAACGTCGTGTTGCGCGACCGTCGCGACGATGTCTATCGGGTGGTTCTCGGACCGGGACCCGCGAAGGCAGGCTAG